The Penaeus chinensis breed Huanghai No. 1 chromosome 6, ASM1920278v2, whole genome shotgun sequence genomic interval gtgtgcgtgtgtgcgtgtgtgcatgtgtgtgatgtaATGGCTCTTCAGATTCCAATGTTATTTGTAACATCGTGTCATGTTGCATTACTTAACATTCGAATTACCAAGTGTGAATTACGTCACTAATTTCAGTACGGATCAAAtaacctttattttatttatttttcgatatatatattcttaaaagaaagaacaagtaaatacatacatacagacagacagacataaacacacacacacacacacacatatatctataaatataaatatatatatacatatatatatatatatatatatatatatatatatatatatactgcatatatacatatagacaaaagaaacaagaagaaagagtgaaaaagaaaaaagaaagaaagaaagataagagaatgcGAGATAGACCCAAATAACTATTAAAcatcacacaaaacacataatcaaaccagaagtaaaaaaaaaaaaaaaaaaaaaaaaaaaaaaaaaaaaaaaaaaaaaaaaaaaaaacacgaacctAAAACTTATGCTCACAGCTGAGAAAGTTCAATATATTGACCTTTTACTAAGACATAACGCCATTAATTTATCCGTGTTTGTGTGGAACTCTCAACCCGTTAACTTATTGactgtctagagagagagagagagagagagagagagagagagagagagagagagggagagagagagagagagagagagagagagagagagagagggagagagagagagagagagagagagagagagagagagagagagagagagaggagagagagagagagagagagagagagagagagagagagagagagagagagagagagagagagagagagagagagagagagagagagagagagagagagagagagagagagagagagagaaggagaaggagaagagagagagagagagaagagagagagagaggagagagagagagagagaggagagagagagagagagagagagagaggagagagagagagagagagagagagagagagagagagagagagagagggagagagagagagagagagaagagagaggaggagacgagagagagaagagagagagagagagagagagagagagagagagagagaaggagagagagagagagagagaagagagagaaggagagagagagagagagagacgagagagagagagagagagagagagagaggagagagagagagagagagagagagagaagagagagagagagagagaaaggagagagagagagaagagagagagagagagagagagagagagaggagaagggagagagacgagagagagagagagagagagagagatagagagagagagaagagagagagagaagagagagagagaggagagaagtgagagagagagagagagaggagagagagaagaaagagagagagagagagagaaagacaggaagaggtggaggaggagagagagggagagagagtgagagagagagaaaggagaggagagagagagagaagagagagatgagaggggaagagagagagagaggagagagagagtagagaagagagagagagaggagaaaatggagagagaggagagagggagtggagaggctagaggaggagaaaagttgggggagaaagagagagagagagatagaggaggagagagagaaaggggagaaagaggagagagagagagagaaagaaagctgagagagagagaaggtgagaggaacgaaagagagagagagagatagagagggagagaaaggagagaaagagggaatggtagagaacaggagaaagagagagagagagagagagaaagaaagagaatgagaaagaagagaggaaagagaaagaaaaggagagagagagaaagagaaaaagagaagagagagagagatagatagatagatagatagatagataagaagagagagagagagagagagagagagagagagagagagagagagagaaagagaaagagaaagagaaagagaaagagaaagagaaaaagaaggagaaagagaaagagagagagatacagagagagaaaaagagagacagagagagagagagagaaagagaaagagaaggagaaagagagagagagagagagagagagagagagagagagagagagagaaagagaaagaaaaggggagagagagaaagagaaagagaacatgacACACATATGACACAGAATATGGATGAGGTTTTGTGTGGTTCCCGGTGAAAATAatttgaaaggaggaggaggctggaagTGGTTGtcgatatttcttttctttttcttttttttcttcttttaggtcttctttttttcgtcttccttttcatttccgtcttccttttttattttgtttcttgtacttcttctttctttatatttctttatccttcctattcttcttcttttcgatttttttcccttttacttcatctttttcctcattctttttttcatcttcatcatcatcttttttcttcttctttttctccttcttcttcttcttcttcttcttctacttctacttcttctcctatcctctttcttcttcttcttcttctacttcttcttcttcttcttcttcttcttcttcctcttcctcttcttctccttcttctttcttcctttctttttgttaagggtgtgagaagaaaaaaatggattggAGTACTTGAAAGCGGAAAAGATAATAGGtattaaaatatgataaaaacgaCGTAGGGGAATGGAAAGAAATTAAGGAGAATAGATAACTGGAGAAGGGACGAATATATAAAGAACTAATGAGAaatgtacaaagagagagaaagagagagagagagagagagagagagagagagagagagagagagagagagagagagagagagagagagagagagagagagagagaagagagagagagagagagagagagagagagagagagagagagagagagagagagagagagagagagagagagaaggagagatacagacacacacacacacacacacacacacacacacacacacacacacgcacacacacacacacacacacacacacacacacacacacacacacacatatatatatatatatgtatatatatatatatatatatatttatatatatatatatatatatatatatatatatatatatagagagagagagagagagagagagagagagagtcaggcaaacaaaaaaacagacagacacacagacagagaaaaagggagagagagagacagacagacagacagacagagaaagagagacagacagacagacacacagacagacagacacacagagaaagagagagagagacagacagagagacagacagacagacagacagacagacaaacagacagacagagaaagagagagacagacagacaaacaaacagacagacagagaaagagagagacagacatacaaacagacagagaaagagagagagagagagagagagagagagagagagagagagagagagagagagagagaaagacagacagacaaacagacaaacaaacagacagacagagaaagagacagacagacaaacaaacagacagacagagaaagagagagacaaacagacagacaggcagacagaaacaaccTAATAAGAATGACTCTGAAAGGTTAATGTGAGAATGTAAAAGGGCGAGTAAttatagaaagaggagaataggaCGTGAAAAGGTCAGAGTGAAATTAGGACATAGAGTAGGCGAAGAGAATGAAGCAATTTAGAGattaggggggagaaagaaagaaggaatacgaaggataacgagagaaaagaagcagagaataatttagaaaaaatatagagagagggaaagagagcattCAAGAtaattgtattactgttattatgaggGCAGATTATCTAGACGGAATGGCAAGAAAAACagaatgggaaaagaaagaacggaagagtATTGCATTACATGAAATGAagatagagaaacagggagagagagagagagagagagggagagagagagagagatagagagagagaaaaaaaaaatagagagagagcgagagagagcgagagagagcgagagagggagggagagagagagagagagatagatagagagagagagagagagagagagagagagagagagagagagagagagagagagagagggagagcggaagagagggagagagagagatggagagagaaagagagagagagagagagagagagagagagagagagagagagagagagagagggagagagagggagagagagagagagagagagagagagagagagagagagagagagagagagagagaggggagagcggaagagagggagagagagagatggagagagagagagagggaaagagagagagaaagagagagagagagagagagagagagagagagagagagagagagagagagagagagagagagagaaagagagagagagagagagagagagagagagagagagagagagagagagagggagggagagcgggagaggagagagagagagagagagagagagagagagggagagcgggagagagagagagagagagagggagagaggaagagagagagagagacagagagagagagagagagtgagagagagagaaagagagagagagagagagagagagagagagagagagagagagagagagagagagagagagagagatacaaagagagagagaaagaaagaaagagagagagagagagagagaagagagagagagagagggagagagagagggagagagagatagagagtgagagagagagagagagagagagagaaagagcgggcgagcacgaggagagagagagagagagagagagagagagagagagagagagagagagagagatagagagagagaagagaggagagagaggagagagagagagagatagagagagagagagagagagagagcgagcgagagagatagagagagagagagagagagagagagaaagagcgggcgagcacgaggagagagagagagagtgagagagagagagagtaagagaaagagagagagagagaaagagagagagagagagaaagagagagagggagagagaaatagagagaggagaggagagagagaggagagagagagagagagagagagagagagagagaggaagagagaaagagagagagaggcagaattagaaagagagagagagagaaagagcgagcgagaaagagagagtgagagagagagagagagagagagagagagagagagagagagagagagagagagagaggagagagagagagagagagagaaagagagagagaaagagcgagcgagaagaagagagagagagagagagagagagagagagagagagagagagagagagagagagagagagagagagagagagagaaagagagagagaaagagcgagcgagaaagaaagagagagagagagagagagagagagagagaggagagagagagagagagagagagagagagagagagagagaagagagagagagagagagagagagagagagagagagagagagagagagagagaaagagagagagaaagagcgagcgagagaagaaagagagagagagagagagagagagagagagagagagagagagagagagagagagagagagagagagagagaagagagagagaaagagcgagcgagaaagaaagagagagagagagagagagagagagagagagagagagaagagagagagagagagagagagagatagagagagagagagagagagagagagagagagagagagagagcgagcgagagagatagagagagagagagagagagagaaagagcgggcgagcacgaggagagagagagagagtgagagagagagagagtaagagaaagagagagagagagaaagagagagagagagagaaagagagagggggagagagaaatagagagagagagagagagaggagagagagagagagagagagagagagagagagagagagagagagagagagagagagagagagagagaaagagagagagaggcagaattagaaagagagagagagagaaagagcgagcgagaaagagagagtgagagtgagagagagagagagagagagagagagagagagagagagagagagaaagagagagagaaagagcgagcgagaaataaagagagagagagagagagagagagagagagagagagagagagagagagagagagagagagagagagagagagagagagagagagagagagagagagagagagagagagagagagagaaagtaagacaaacagacagaataacAGACATATAGTAAGagtgccagacagacagatagagaaagaatataaattaTCAAGGCGTGGGAATAACCTCATGAAAATATTATGTCGTTATGGTATTTCACTTCTGCGTCtacctttatcataattttttcttttattttccaactagccctcctatctctctctttctctctctctctctctctctctctctctctctctctctctctctctctctctctctctctctctctctctctctctctctctcgcactctcctttctctccctctatctccctttctctctccctctctctccctctctctctctctatctttctctctcttcctctctctccctctctctctctctgtctctctctctgtctctctctctctctctctctctctctctctctctctctctctctctctctctctctcgcactctcctttctctccctctatctccctttctctctccctctctctccctctctctctctctatctttctctctcttcctctctctccctctctctccctctctctccctctccctttctctcatcttttttccaACTGGTATGTATAATGGTAATCTTTTACGGTATTCACAGGTGTAGATTCGGATATCTGGTCCAcctgtgatacatacatacatatatatatatatatatatatatatatatatatatatatacaaacacacatatatagatatatatataattatatataattatatatataattatatatataaatatatatatataattatatatataattatatataattatatatatatatgtatgtatatatatatatatatatatatatatatatatatatatatatatatatatatgtatgtgtgtgtgtgtgtgtgtgtgattgtgtgtgtgtatagatatatatgtatatatatatatatatatatatatatatatatatgcatatatatacacatacatgtatgtatatgtatatatacatatacgcatatatatatgcatatacatacatatatatacacacatgtatgcatgtatgcatatatatacacatttgtacatatgtgtatatatatttatttttatatacatatatatacgtatacactcacacacacacacacacacacacacacacacacacacacacacacatacacacacacacacacacacacacacatatatatatatatatataggtacatactgtctatctatcttctccgtGTCCCTCTCGTGCTGCTCCTTCCACCTCGCCCAAAGCCCTTCAGGAGGTCAATACATTAGCCCTTATCGAAACCCTACAACACAAAACGCAACAGGAAAGGAAACCCAGCGAAGTAACAAGAAAAGTTTGGATGAATgtaggggatggaaggaaggaaagaggaacagaatagggtgaaaagaggagggggaagagggaggggggaaggggtaggggggaggggggaaggagaggtggggatggACAAGGGGTTAAGGGATATGAGCtcggatggggtggggagggggtgagtggggtaagggggtagggtgcTCACATAGAGGGAGAGTCAGGTCTAGTTTCCCACGCgcggtcaacacacacacacacacagacacacacacacacactcactcaaacaaccCACTCTTCTATAGCTGAACTGTCATTCGAaaatcatttatctctctctctctctctttattccgctctacttttaatatatttttaaaaaatcgttaTTAGTCTAAAAAAAAATGACTCATTGATCATTCATTTAACAAATAGAGCgatagccttccctccctctctctacttcctgtCTGCGAGTACCTGCGTGCAATCTATAatggtttgggggggagggtaggattgggaaggataggggaggtgggggttctCGCCTAACAGCTgtttgtggtgggggtgggggaatgggagggaggggagggaggaagggaggagggcatggggtatgtgtatgtctgcatatacggaagggaagaagggagggagggagggagggagggaggcggaaaaggaggaagggaaggactgatggaatgggtatatgtatgtgtaaggggggaggggtgtaggtcATGCATTgcaagtctgtgtgtatgtgtgtatacgtgtgcgtgtgtatgtgtgtatgtgtgtaagtgcgcaGAATGCATGACCGAATGAGTGTGGATGCATGACCAGGTTGTTTATAGACGAAGTGCATACTGAATGCATGACTCCAGTATTTCCGCCTCGTTCTATTATAGAAAGAATGCATGATAACCGGATTATATCGATGTAACATATCCATCTGAACGTAAAACGGCAGTATATATGGAAACCGACATGCTGGGATGGATGCATGACTGAATATGGGAACAGACATATTAGGATGGGTGCATGACTGAATATGCATGActgaaatatatatggaaaaaaaaagttatattgggGTTacaataggagggaggagggggtaaggaggggggggggggatatccaaAATAAGGACGAAGGTTACTGGCTTGGCTCGGTATGTGCCTGATGAACTGGTCATGAAAATTGCATATTAGAGTCGATACACGATAGGGCATTCCTGGAGGACAGATCACTGGGAGATGCTGGGGTGGATGCATGGTAGGGTGCTTGCAAAGGTAGATGGTTGCATGACTGAGGTGGTTGCATGACTGGGGTAGTTGCATGAATGGGTTGGATGCATAACGTGGTGCTTGCAAAGACAGACTGCTGCATGACTGGGAAAGCTGCATGACGGTGGTGCTTGCCAAAGCAGATGATTGCATGACTGGTTGGATACATAATGCAGTGCTTGCAAAGGCAGATGGCTGCATGACTGGGAAAGATGCATGGTTGTAATGGTTGCCAAGGCAGATGATTGAATGACTCGGTAAATACACAATGTGCTTGCAAAGGCAGATTGCTGCGTGGCTGGGAAAGATGTATGACTGGATTGGATGTATAACTGGGTGCATGCAAAGGCAAATGGTTGCATGACTGGGGTGGACGCATAACGGGATTtgtggggagaagaagaagaagtatatatGGGGTGTTTACGCGGTAGGTTCAGCTGGGATGATTGCATGGCCCGAGAGAAAATAGAGCAGAGTGAACGCATGGCTGGGGAGAAGATACAACAGGGTGAGCGCATGACTGGGAGAACGCATGTctgtggagaagaagaagcagattgATTGCATGACTGGGGAGAAGATACagcagagtgagtgaatgactgttGAGAAGATAAGCAGAGTGAACGCATGACTGGAGAGAAGATACAGCAGATTGAGTGCATGACTGGGGATAAGATACAGCAGAGTGAACGTATGACTGGAGAGAAGATACAACAGGTTGAATGCATGACTGGGGATACGATACAGCAGAGTGAACGCATGACTGGAGAGAAGATACAGCAGATTGAGTGCATGACTGGGGATAAGATACAGCAGATTGACTGCATGACTGGGGATAAGATACAGCAGAGTGAACGCATGACTGGAGAGAAAATACAGCAAAGTGAACGCACGACTAAAGAGAAGATACAGCAGATTGAGTGCATGACTAGGGATAAGATACAGCAGAGTGAACGTATGACTGGAGAGAAGATACAACAGGTTGAATGCATGACTGGGGATACGATACAGCAGAGTGAACGCATGACTGGAGAGAAGATACATCAGATTGAGTGCATGACTGGGGATAAGATACAGCAGATTGACTGCATGACTGGGGATAAGATACAGCAGAGTGAACGCATGACTGGAGAGAAAATACAGCAAAGTGAACGCACGACTAGAGAGAAGATACAGCAGATTGAGTGCATGACTGGGGATAAGATACAGCAGAGTGAACGCATGGCTGGGGAGAAGATACAGCAGAGTGAACGCATGGCTGGGGAGAAGATACAGCAGAGTGAACGCATGGCTGGGGAGAAGATACAGCAGAGTGAACGCATGGCTGGAAAGAAGATACAGCAGATTGAGTGCATGactggggataaaaaaaaaatgtcagagtaGGTGACTCGCCTCCACTGGGATGCAACcgacacataaaaacaaacagcaGTAAAAGTCAAAATCAATGCATTGGTCGATGTaccgatgatattaatgaaacagactgcgaaataaaaaaaacgaaaaaaaaaatcttcggagATCGttaagaagaggaatagagaaagagagaaatgaaaaggagaaggagaatagagtgataaagaaataaagagataaagaatgtgTAGacagggacgagagagggagggaaggaagtagagaggaagtAAATAAAGGGggtggaaagaaaaataagggatgaaaaaagagaggaaaggagaggaagaaaaagaagggatgaaagacgaaaggaaaggagaggaagaagaaaaaagggcgaagaggggagacagaaggaaaggaagaagggagagatcaagaaagatataagaagagagataaggatgagaagagggaaaggagaggaaggttaTGAGGGTAAAGGGAaaattgacagagaaagagagagagagagagagagagagagagagagagagagagagacagagagagagagagagagagagagagagagagagagagagagagagagagagagagagaagagaaagaaagatagatagatagatagatagagagagagatagatagatagatagatagagagagagagagagagagagagagagagagagagagagagagagagagagaaagaaacaaacagactggcagacagaacATCAAATCTAGGGAGAATTAATTAAGTAATAGAGGTAAGATCTACCATTTCTCctaatagagggagggagagagagagatacagagaaggagagagagagagaaagatacagaggagagagagagagagagagagagagagagagagagagagagagagagagagagagagagagagagagagacagagagaaggagagagagagaaagagagagagagagagagagagagagagagagagagagagagagagagagagagaaggagagagaaagacaatgagaaaaagaatgagaaagagagagagaatctgcaagccaggcagacagacagaaaccgatagataaaagaaatgaaaaacaaacaaacaaaccggaaaaacagaaacagagggcacacataaaagaaagagaaacctgagcgaagaggaagtgagagagaagctaAGACTACTCAAGAGAGAGAGCATTAATAACCCCAAACATCATTAGCAGCACAGATGATGGTGGAGCGTGCTGagtcagtcctctctctctctctctctctctctctctctctctctctctctctctctctctctctctctctctctttctctctctccctctctctctctctctctctttctctctctctctc includes:
- the LOC125026247 gene encoding uncharacterized protein LOC125026247; protein product: MTGEKIQQIECMTGDKIQQSERMTGEKIQQVECMTGDTIQQSERMTGEKIQQIECMTGDKIQQIDCMTGDKIQQSERMTGEKIQQSERTTKEKIQQIECMTRDKIQQSERMTGEKIQQVECMTGDTIQQSERMTGEKIHQIECMTGDKIQQIDCMTGDKIQQSERMTGEKIQQSERTTREKIQQIECMTGDKIQQSERMAGEKIQQSERMAGEKIQQSERMAGEKIQQSERMAGKKIQQIECMTGDKKKMSE